From the genome of Streptomyces sp. V1I1, one region includes:
- a CDS encoding glycosyltransferase family 39 protein yields the protein MTTTLPPAPDTATLPAASKPRPTVPVHIRPVIRFRSSRPDLLLCFGLLAVILLVQGWNITHFPTLSDDEGTYLAQAWAVQQGDGLAHYTYWYDHPPLGWIQIAALTWIPSLIAPETMTVATMRFAMLLVSAACAVLLYILARRLFLPRWAAGLAMLLFGLSPLSVVLQREIFLDNIAVMWMLLAFCLAASPSRHLWHHFAAGLAAATSVLTKETMLVVLPALLVTMWRHSHRDTRKFAVTGAITACALIGLAYPLFALLNNELFPGPGHVSLIDGITYQMGREGSGSIFDSGSGSHGVFRSWLYYDRVLPLGGLAGAALLLVTLRWSVTARALAGPALVVAILALVAMRPSGYLPAMYVIQALPFLALVLAGGAASVAHAVLRRRLGASPPDPQSSIAGRADFKPLRRTVAAALALAAAAYVVPSWYAGNRDALTVDANAPYRAAASWMQNEVADPASTRVLVDDALWLDLVHDGFEPGTGAIWFYKADLDPAVTKTIPRGWRDLDYVVSSPTVRRDAVDLPNVKAALEHSKPVAVFGDGEDRIEIRRITGGER from the coding sequence GTGACCACAACTCTGCCTCCGGCTCCTGACACCGCCACTCTGCCCGCTGCCTCGAAGCCCCGGCCGACGGTGCCCGTCCACATCCGGCCCGTCATACGCTTCCGCAGCTCGCGGCCCGATCTCCTGCTGTGCTTCGGGCTGCTGGCCGTGATCCTGCTCGTCCAGGGCTGGAACATCACGCACTTCCCGACCCTCAGCGACGACGAAGGCACCTATCTCGCCCAGGCCTGGGCGGTACAGCAGGGCGACGGGCTCGCGCACTACACGTACTGGTACGACCATCCGCCGCTCGGCTGGATCCAGATAGCCGCGCTCACCTGGATTCCGTCGCTGATCGCGCCCGAGACGATGACCGTGGCGACGATGCGGTTCGCGATGCTGCTGGTCAGCGCGGCGTGCGCGGTGCTGCTGTACATACTGGCGCGCCGGCTGTTCCTGCCGCGCTGGGCCGCCGGTCTTGCGATGCTGCTCTTCGGGCTCTCCCCGCTCTCCGTGGTCCTCCAGCGCGAGATCTTCCTGGACAACATCGCGGTGATGTGGATGCTGCTGGCGTTCTGCCTGGCCGCGTCCCCCAGCCGCCATCTGTGGCATCACTTCGCCGCCGGGCTCGCCGCCGCGACCTCGGTGCTCACCAAAGAGACGATGCTGGTGGTGCTGCCCGCGCTGCTGGTGACGATGTGGCGGCACAGCCACCGGGACACCCGTAAGTTCGCGGTGACCGGCGCGATCACCGCATGTGCGCTGATCGGGCTCGCGTATCCGCTCTTCGCGCTGCTCAACAATGAGCTGTTCCCCGGGCCCGGCCATGTGTCGCTGATCGACGGGATCACGTACCAGATGGGCCGCGAGGGCTCGGGCTCCATCTTCGATTCGGGCTCGGGCTCGCACGGCGTCTTCCGGTCCTGGCTCTACTACGACCGGGTGCTGCCGCTCGGCGGACTCGCCGGCGCGGCCCTGCTGCTGGTGACCCTGCGCTGGTCGGTCACCGCACGCGCGCTCGCCGGACCGGCGCTGGTGGTGGCGATCCTCGCGCTCGTCGCGATGAGGCCCTCCGGCTATCTGCCCGCGATGTACGTCATCCAGGCGCTGCCGTTCCTGGCACTGGTGCTGGCGGGCGGCGCGGCGAGCGTGGCGCACGCGGTGCTGCGGCGAAGGCTGGGGGCTTCGCCCCCAGACCCCCAGTCCTCAATTGCCGGACGGGCTGACTTCAAGCCCCTCCGGCGGACGGTCGCCGCCGCCCTCGCCCTTGCCGCCGCCGCATACGTCGTGCCGAGCTGGTACGCCGGAAACCGCGACGCCCTCACCGTCGACGCCAACGCCCCCTACCGCGCGGCCGCTTCCTGGATGCAGAACGAGGTCGCCGACCCCGCGTCCACCCGGGTCCTGGTCGACGACGCGCTCTGGCTGGACCTCGTGCACGACGGGTTCGAGCCGGGCACCGGAGCGATCTGGTTCTACAAGGCCGACCTCGACCCCGCGGTGACGAAGACGATCCCGCGCGGCTGGCGGGATCTCGACTATGTCGTCTCGTCGCCGACCGTCCGCCGCGACGCCGTCGACCTGCCCAACGTCAAGGCGGCACTTGAACATTCGAAGCCCGTCGCCGTCTTCGGCGACGGCGAGGACCGGATCGAGATTCGCCGGATCACCGGAGGCGAGCGATGA
- a CDS encoding glycosyltransferase: MTTTPRTGAEELGDPELSAAQLAEPGAVTVIIPTFNESENIRELLHQLTESVPSRLPCEVVFVDDSTDDTPDVIRGAAQDCPFPVAVLHRDVPTGGLGGAVVEGLKGAGSDWIVVMDADLQHPPELVPELVAAGERSGADLVVASRYIRGGSRAGLAGGYRIAVSRGATWLTKALFPRRLRGISDPMSGFFAIRRSAVTAEALKPLGYKILLELAVRCRPETVAEVPFVFQERFAGESKSTAKEGMRFLGHLVALRTASPAARMVAFGLIGLTGFLPNLLGLHVLTAAGMHYLPAEIVANQFGVIWNFLLIEVLLFRDRRRYRHWADRVGRFALLANADLLLRIPLIALFVGRMEMAVLPATALALLTTFVLRFAATEALVYLPRSGGRHRDEGGGSNSRSSRGSRKERTV; this comes from the coding sequence ATGACCACCACCCCCCGTACTGGAGCCGAGGAACTCGGCGATCCGGAACTCAGTGCCGCCCAGCTCGCCGAGCCCGGGGCCGTCACCGTCATCATCCCGACCTTCAACGAGTCCGAGAACATAAGGGAGTTGCTCCACCAGCTCACCGAGTCCGTGCCGTCCCGGCTGCCCTGCGAGGTCGTCTTCGTCGACGACTCGACGGACGACACCCCGGACGTGATCCGCGGCGCCGCGCAGGACTGCCCGTTCCCGGTCGCCGTACTGCACCGCGACGTCCCGACCGGCGGGCTCGGCGGCGCGGTCGTCGAAGGTCTGAAGGGCGCGGGCTCCGACTGGATCGTCGTCATGGACGCCGACCTCCAGCACCCGCCCGAGCTCGTGCCGGAACTCGTCGCGGCGGGGGAGCGGTCGGGCGCCGATCTCGTCGTCGCCAGCCGCTACATCCGCGGCGGCAGCCGTGCGGGCCTCGCCGGCGGCTACCGTATCGCCGTCTCGCGCGGGGCGACCTGGCTGACGAAGGCACTCTTCCCGCGCAGGCTGCGCGGCATCAGCGACCCGATGAGCGGCTTCTTCGCGATCCGGCGCAGCGCGGTGACGGCCGAGGCGCTGAAGCCGCTCGGTTACAAGATCCTGCTGGAGCTGGCGGTGCGCTGCCGCCCTGAGACGGTCGCCGAGGTGCCGTTCGTCTTCCAGGAGAGGTTCGCCGGCGAGTCCAAGTCGACGGCGAAGGAAGGGATGCGCTTCCTCGGGCATCTCGTCGCGCTGCGTACGGCATCACCGGCGGCCCGGATGGTGGCCTTCGGACTGATCGGCCTCACCGGCTTTCTGCCGAACCTGCTCGGGCTGCATGTCCTGACCGCAGCCGGAATGCACTATCTGCCGGCCGAGATCGTCGCCAACCAGTTCGGCGTGATCTGGAACTTCCTCCTCATCGAGGTGCTGCTGTTCCGGGACCGCCGTAGGTACCGGCACTGGGCGGACCGGGTGGGCCGGTTCGCGCTGCTCGCCAACGCCGATCTGCTGCTGCGTATCCCGCTGATCGCGCTGTTCGTGGGCCGGATGGAGATGGCGGTGCTGCCCGCCACCGCGCTGGCGCTGCTGACCACGTTCGTCCTGCGGTTCGCGGCGACGGAGGCGCTTGTCTATCTGCCGCGCAGCGGTGGGCGCCACCGGGACGAGGGAGGCGGCAGCAACAGCCGCAGCAGTCGAGGGAGCCGCAAGGAAAGGACCGTGTAA
- a CDS encoding glycosyltransferase: MAAFTLWWQMHAWRTPEILAATRFDRPDGGVGLSFSLLLPARHEQAVLEHTIERLLESSHSNFEIIVIVGHDDPETAAVAERSAARDPVRVRVITDTHEVKNKPKALNTALPHCRGDIVGVFDAEDQVHPELLAHVDHAFTSTGADVVQGGVQLINFHSSWYSLRNCLEYFFWFRSRLHLHAQKGFIPLGGNTVFVRTAVLREADGWDPNCLAEDCDLGVRLSSVGKKVVVAYDSDMVTREETPGTLMSLLKQRTRWNQGFLQVYRKKDWKQLPGFGQRWLARYTLMTPFLQAFSGVIIPLNVAIALFLDVPVGIAIVTFLPLITAMVTVVFEIVGLHDFGKQYGLRVRTVHYLKLIVGGPFYQVLLAGAAIRAVWREQRGRNEWELTSHVGAHLTETREDAHR, encoded by the coding sequence ATGGCGGCGTTCACGCTGTGGTGGCAGATGCATGCCTGGCGTACGCCCGAGATACTCGCGGCGACCCGGTTCGACCGGCCCGACGGCGGCGTCGGGCTTTCTTTCTCCCTGCTTCTGCCGGCCCGCCACGAGCAGGCCGTGCTGGAGCACACCATCGAGCGGCTGCTGGAGTCCAGCCACTCCAACTTCGAGATCATCGTGATCGTCGGCCACGACGACCCGGAGACGGCGGCGGTCGCCGAGCGTTCGGCCGCGCGCGATCCGGTGCGGGTGCGGGTCATCACCGACACGCATGAGGTGAAGAACAAGCCCAAGGCCCTCAACACCGCGCTGCCGCACTGCCGCGGCGACATCGTGGGCGTCTTCGACGCCGAGGACCAGGTCCACCCCGAGCTGCTCGCCCATGTCGACCACGCCTTCACCTCCACCGGCGCGGACGTCGTCCAGGGCGGCGTACAGCTGATCAACTTCCACTCCAGCTGGTACAGCCTGCGCAACTGCCTGGAGTACTTCTTCTGGTTCCGCAGCCGCCTGCATCTGCACGCACAGAAGGGCTTCATCCCGCTCGGCGGCAACACCGTCTTCGTCCGAACGGCTGTGCTGCGCGAAGCGGACGGCTGGGACCCCAACTGCCTTGCCGAGGACTGCGACCTGGGCGTCCGGCTCTCGTCCGTCGGCAAGAAGGTCGTCGTCGCGTACGACAGCGACATGGTCACCCGTGAGGAGACCCCCGGCACGCTGATGAGCCTGCTCAAGCAGCGCACCCGCTGGAACCAGGGCTTTCTGCAGGTCTACCGGAAGAAGGACTGGAAACAGCTCCCGGGCTTCGGACAGCGGTGGCTCGCCCGCTACACCCTGATGACGCCATTCCTGCAGGCCTTCTCCGGCGTGATCATCCCGCTCAACGTGGCCATCGCGCTCTTCCTCGACGTCCCCGTCGGGATCGCCATCGTGACCTTCCTGCCGCTGATCACGGCCATGGTCACCGTCGTCTTCGAGATCGTCGGGCTGCACGACTTCGGCAAGCAGTACGGCCTTCGCGTCCGGACCGTCCACTACCTGAAGCTCATCGTCGGCGGCCCCTTCTACCAGGTCCTCCTGGCCGGCGCCGCGATACGCGCCGTCTGGCGGGAGCAGCGGGGACGCAACGAGTGGGAGCTGACCAGTCATGTCGGCGCGCATCTCACCGAGACCCGAGAGGACGCCCACCGGTGA